One genomic region from Desulfonatronovibrio magnus encodes:
- a CDS encoding PDZ domain-containing protein, which translates to MIARLISLWPLFLGLGIAYLISGYVQFRSVSPVIPGLQEQSAPLQDSEPSMEGVILSTNLLRLEIPDVSPRPLKVQSESDPSDWRLAGVFYGDEKLALVNVQQQPHLIALGESLDGWRLVAVNFHSSTWQSGSETRTLALWQQIEKQGQRTANSQSQASSNRITMTRQDVAPIVNDPNSLLQMARFSPYSHQGQTKGFEISNIRPGSILQKIGLRGGDVLLRIDGRQISGPTELLRAYSSLSQSSLVTMDILRRGDNMSIVIEIN; encoded by the coding sequence ATGATAGCAAGACTGATATCCTTATGGCCTCTTTTCCTCGGACTTGGCATAGCCTATCTCATATCAGGCTACGTACAGTTCAGGTCAGTGAGTCCAGTAATTCCAGGTTTGCAGGAGCAAAGTGCGCCCCTGCAGGATTCAGAACCATCCATGGAAGGCGTCATTCTTTCCACCAACCTTCTTCGTCTTGAGATACCCGACGTATCACCCAGACCACTTAAGGTGCAATCGGAATCAGACCCTTCAGACTGGCGACTGGCAGGAGTATTTTACGGAGATGAAAAACTCGCTCTCGTTAATGTTCAGCAGCAGCCTCATCTCATTGCGCTTGGTGAATCCCTTGACGGATGGCGTCTTGTGGCCGTAAACTTCCACTCAAGCACATGGCAGTCCGGCAGTGAAACCAGGACCCTGGCCCTATGGCAACAAATTGAAAAGCAAGGCCAGAGAACTGCCAACAGCCAAAGCCAGGCTTCATCTAACCGGATAACCATGACCAGACAGGATGTAGCGCCCATAGTAAATGACCCCAACTCTCTTCTGCAAATGGCCAGATTCAGTCCTTATTCCCATCAGGGACAAACAAAAGGTTTTGAGATCAGCAATATTCGTCCTGGATCCATTCTGCAGAAAATTGGTCTGCGCGGAGGTGATGTGCTGCTTAGAATTGATGGTAGACAGATCAGTGGGCCAACAGAACTTTTAAGAGCATACTCCTCCCTGAGCCAAAGTTCTCTGGTCACCATGGACATTTTGCGCCGGGGCGACAACATGAGCATTGTCATCGAAATCAACTAA